The following nucleotide sequence is from Synchiropus splendidus isolate RoL2022-P1 chromosome 14, RoL_Sspl_1.0, whole genome shotgun sequence.
TTGACCTTGAAGGACGTCTTGAACGATAAGAGTTTTGTTTGTGCAGACGGTTTCAAGGCGACAGCAGTGGGTCAAGCTAAGTTTATTGACAAGTGCATTTGACAGGCTTCAGTCTGGCTCAAGGCTTTACAGAAGAATGAATACAGTACTTcacattacaaaaataaaaccttGTAAATATGGGacagattatttattttccaaaggAGGGATCGGTCTGAAGGGACGCCCTCGAGTAACATCGACTAACAGAACGCTACACTCTATAGAGACGGTACGTTACGTGCCCTTCAGATAAAATGTATGGGAATTGAATGAcctttttttaagttaaaaatgaggtacaaaaacaatgtgacagcgccacctccaggccGACGGTGCTCATCATCCTTCACTTGCCAAGGGCCTTGTCAAGGTTCGTCTTGATGGCGTCCAGGAAGTCTGTGGTGTTGACGTAGTGCTCGTTCAGCTTGACACTGGAGGAAGAACAGGACGAGAGCGGGAATAAACTTTACTGACCGCTCAACCTAAACACTAGAAGTCTGGTGCTAATACATGTAAGGATGTAACTCATGAGGAAGCTAGCATTAGCCTCAGTACCTTTGAGTAAAGTTTGGTATTGAGCTACATCAAACCCCAACACTGTCAGCACCGCACAGCTAACTGCTAACAGGACGCTTCATTTCAAACCTTCACGTGTACTCCACATCACATGGCTTAATAGTCGGCTTGAAACTGAAGTCGGCACCAAATAAATGTGACCACTTAGAATGTTGTATGTTATGAAGTGAGCTGACTGTTATGAATGTTGAATATTGAACAACTccaaaactaaaataaagaaACTTCGTACACCTTGGTACAATATACATCTTGATAAAGATTTCACTTAAAATCAAAATTGTGATTTTTATAATAAAAACAGGGATATTTTTCAAACAGGGATTTCTATTTATAAACTggtatgaatttgtttttttaatgtaccatattttttctgactgcataactgaataataagaataattttGGAGAATAAGTCACACCAGTcaaaaaatgcatcatgaagaaaaagaattcGCCAGACTATAAGAGGAAAGTTATTTTCCCCCACCATGACGTGCAACAGAACACAGCCAAGGAGACAGACATGTACTGAACCGACGACAGTAAAAATACTCGCTCTTAACCATAAGAAGTAAATAAATCTCACTCATCTGCAGCCAAACTCACCCAGTGCGTCTCTTCAGACTGTAGCTCAAGCTCTGGCAGCAGCGGTAGTGTTGCTGTCCTACTGTTTCTCTCTGGATTTTCCTCCATTTAAAAGACACTAAAAATCGCAAGGATCGTGTCCATTTCTATGAtacgtgttgtgttttccttgtTGTTGTGACTCTTGCTCACGAGCGATCACACAAGGTTACTAGCACGGAGGATGCAATGTTCACTCAGTCAGGACAGTGTGAACTTTTTTGGGGTGTATATATATGGTAAATAACACATTTAAGTCATGTTATTTCAAGCTTAATATCAACATGGCCTTAAAAGTGTTATTGCTGTGGTAGTGAGTTTATCCTTTGAATCCTAACTGCTGCTGTGCTGCGCCCCCATTTTAGTTTCCCTCCACCAGATGTCGCCATTGCCCGCCGTAATGTGACGTTCTGCGCTAGTAAAACACATTGGATTTGATCCGACATCTGACACAGTTAAACTGAACTGTGAAGACTTGAACACTCAAACTTACTTGGACAGTCCGTGGATGCAGCCAGCCAGATCCTTGGTCATGGTTCCGCTCTCCACAGTCTCCACACACACCCTCTCCAGGGTCTGGGAGAACCTGGACAAAGTCAAAAGCAGCGTGGGTCACTTCACCTGGTCCACCCACTTCAGACTGCAGCTCTGGAATCCAGGGAAACGGATCATCTTACTTGATGAGGTCAGGGTTTCCATCCAGCTTCCCACGATGCTCCAGGCCTCTGGTCCAGGCGAAGATGCTGGCAATGGGGTTGGTGCTGGTGGGTCTCCcctggaggaagagcagagggtTCAATAAAAACAGCAGTGTCTGAGAACCCCATAAGCATAACAGCTTCTTTATACATCAGCGCCAAAACAACATGATACTGGCTTCATTCGTATTGAAAGCCATGGCTGCAGTTGAAAAACATGTTGGCGGTGTGACATCTCAAGGTGTCAGCAGTGGTGGACCAACCTTCTGGTGCTCGCGGTAGTGCCTGGTCACGGTGCCGTGGGCAGCCTCCGCCTCAATGGTCTTGCCATCGGGGCAAACCAGGACAGACGTCATGAGTCCCAGAGAGCCAAACCCTGAGGGCACACAACACACGGTCAGGCTCCAGCAGCTCTTTTGGGATGGACAGTTCTTTGTGGCTCACCTTGTGCCAGGATATCGGACTGAACGTCTCCGTCATAGTTCTTGCAGGCCCACACGAAGGCCCCGGAGGACTTGAGAACCTGGGCGACCATGTCGTCGATGAGCCTGTGCTCGTACCAGATCTTCAGCTTGTCGAACTCCGGCTTGTAGTGCCTGCAGGGAGCGATCACGGTTATCGAGCCGCAGCGCTGGATCACAACCGGAGGTGAAGCACTCACTTCTGAAAGATGTCCTCGAAGATGTCCTTGAAGCGGCCGTCGTAGGCCTTCAGAATGGTGTTCTTGGTGCTCATGTACAGCGGCCACTTCTTGTTGATGGCGTACTGGAAGCAGCTGTGAGCGAAGCCGGTGATGGACtggcagggagagagaggggggaaaaaacagttTGAAAAGGCAGTGGAGATGAACGACCTTGTCTTTGACAAGTTGAAAGTCAACTTTGTGACCTCTTGTGTTGATACACCAAACAGAGTCAGGAGGGTAAACAGTAGCAAAGCCGGTTGACTAGTCTCGCCTCAGGATTCCAGCGTCAAGTCGCCGAGTTCATGAATTTTAAATTCAAAGACCTTCTTAACATACGAGTCATTCAACTGACGTGACAGTGAATGGGTTGACTTAAGGTAAGAGGAGGTGCCACGTTTCATCGTAGCAAGTCTGAGGTGCTTCATTGGCTTGTTATCCTCAGACACAAGAGTGACAACATGTCATAGCTTACGTTTAAAGCAAACCAGGAGTAGGGGGAATCCTGCCCAACACACTTGTTTATGACCAACTCAGAGGTTTTTCATCACCatcaagacaaaggactgacactttgtatcatgattttgagaaaaGAATATGACTCAATGATCGTTTCATTGAGTCATATGATTTCTAACacttcttcaatagcatctaggaaatagGTCcagtgtatgtgtatatatatatatatatatatatatatatatatatatatatatatatatatatatttaactattatatttaaacataagcaaataatgatgttggagacaaactgtacaaataagtttcatcataaaacagttgataATTAtcgaaattacaacatttatcatgataattcttttgtccatatcaccAATCCCTAGCAACAACCCAATGCTACATGGTTGTCACTGCAAAGATTCAGTCAAGTACCCTACTAAACTATAGTAAACTAAACTTGAGTCCCATCTCTTCATGTATTCTGTCTCTCTGGCTGGACAATATTTTTTCGGTGAAGGTAGGAATTTCCTCGAGCAGCGTCCTCACCTCGTCGGTGTTGTACATTCCCATGCCACAGCCGCCTGCGGGGAAGTCGTACACCTCCCACTCTTTGCCTGCGCTGCCGTCGGCGGGTGAGAAGATGATCTTGAACTTTCCGGGCTGGTCCACCACGAAATCAGTTGCTCTGTACTGCAGGAGGCAGTTTGTCATCATCAGCGTGACAGGATTggtagaaagaaaaagaaaaaaaggcagcGCGTTTCTGGACTCACCTGATCGCCGAAGGCGTGTCTGCCGATGGTGATGGGCTGCGTCCAGCCCGGGACCAGTCGGGGAATGTTCTGGCAGATGATTGGCTCACGGAAGACGGTGCCACCCAGGATGTTTCTGATGGTACCGTTGGGGCTCTTCCACATCTTCTTCAGGCCAAACTCTGCATTTTAAGTGTGAAGCCATCAAGCAGCAGTCGGTTAAACACAGTCTTTAGCTTTCAGAACCGAGACAAACCTTCCACTCTGGCCTCGTCGGGCGTGATGGTCGCACACTTCACCGCCACGTTGTACTTCTTGGTGGCCAGCGCAGAGTCGATGGTGACCTGGTCATCAGTCTGGTCGCGGTACGGCAGACCCAGGTCATAATACTTGAGCTCGACATCCACATTGGTCAAGATGAGctgaaacacaaaatacaagttctcaacctccaaatgaaTTAAGCTGTACACGTTGGGGTACAGTTGGTTTCCTTTCCACATCAGCCTCAGGAGCCAACACCATCTGCTCGCCTTCACAAACTCCTCCCACAGAAGCATTCAAACCTAATCTTCCTGCCGCCCTCAGCTTTACCCTCCCCCTGACCCAGTAGGCAGTCTGCAGGTTAAAAATAGACCAGTCACACCAGCTTACGCTGTTTAAGCTGGTCCTCAGACTCACCTTCTCCTTGATGAACTCCCAGATGATCCTGGTCATCTCGTCTCCGTCCATCTCCACCACCGGCTGGGCCACTTTGATCCGTTTGTCGGCATCTGAGAGACGACACAGCCAACCGAATGAGTCCATATTTGGGGAATAGAACTTTTGATATGAAGCAGTTCAACAGGCTACAATGTCTTTGATCGTAGCTTAACAGAAAACACTGGAGGACTTGTCAAACAAGGATCAAAAGACATCAGAATATTTTTAGCCAGAGGCTGTGAAACATTTAGTGGAAAGCAAATAATCTGCAATATTCCAGAACAAGCCTCATAGTagcatttttcagtttttgttgtcacttgaGAATTTACACCATGAGGTGTGAAACTAGAAAAGTCACTTCATGGGCCTGATGACAGCTCTATTTGCTATCCTTCCCTCTATTCCACAAGATAGTAGCTAGGTTGCTttattatatgtatatgtagataTACAGTTAGCATGAAGTACTTCAATTTATATTGTCTACATatgtgaatttgaatttgaaaagcaACGCACATGTCAAGTATAGGTAGAGTGTAGTGTCAGAGTGTTGACAAATTGTTCCAAATTGACACAAGCAGGTTGTTGGATTTAACATCTTACACAAAAATGACCAAACATATGCGTTTATTTAGCTTGTCATTGGATTCACTATCACATAATTTGAGAACGGGTTaatatcaatttttttttaaaagtctgactAGACAGCAAACCAAAACATGTGTGTCAGCGCCTTCAAAATGAGCACAGCAGCAGAGACCAGCTTTTATATCAGCACGATGCCGTCCTTGCCGTTCTTTTCTTACTGGAAGAAATTTTGCGTAGTAATCGtggcatcaaaaaaaaaacaaaacaaaaaaaaaaacaccaaatacCAAGAAACAGATGTTACCTAAACTAAGTGATACCAGCGCCACCCTCATCCTACCTGGCCCTCTATGGAAAAGGTTTGGCCACCACTACAGGGTACAACACAGTCGTCGGAACTTAAACAGATGAAGATTAAAAGAAGAGATTAAAATAGATGTTGAGACTAGAACTGGTTGTGTCGACAAACTGCAGGCATCTGAATCAGCCTCTGTCCCAGTGTGGGAATGCTGCAATGTCATCACAAAAATAGAACTCAACAGCACAACCGACCCTTTTCTCATGAAGCCATTTTTAATGGAGCCATAAAGTAAGTTCAGTAAAAGGATCAGCAGTGAATGTCTGACAGCTATCAATCATCCAAACCCAAGCATGTTCTGGTGCATGTCTGGCAAGCAAGTGCGtgttccaactttcaacaaattCAGTAGCCATGTGACACTCAGTTGGAACTGCCAAGACGGTGACTTGAGCATCAGTGCAGCTATAATGGCAGACGGCATTGTAGTGAACCACGGATCCAGATTTATGGTTCCTATCCAAACATTTACACTTAAAAAGTTGTGTTCAATGAAATGTTTAAAGGTACGAGAGACCAACAGACTGCTCTTGTGAAATTTCCCAACTGGAATCTGAAACTCCAGACTGCAAAATTACCAGGCTCTAAACTAATATTTGATTTCATTGCACAACTCTAGGTCGAGCAGTCAAAACAAGCGTGGCCCTATATGTGTAGTATTTTAAGTCCAACACGGCCACAATCTTCAAATATAACCGACACATCTATGTTCCACTTGCATTCATGCGCGTCCGTGATGAAGACAACATTTAATAAAGGACTAGACCAGAGCAACAGGAGACGAGTATTTAGCTTCACACTGTTATaggcatgaaaaatgaaactacACAGCTTAACCATTCTGCAAAGAGATTTAAATTATACCGGAAATGTTTTTCACCAaacttaatgaacaaagagtcaataaagtcatttaaacgAATTACATTGAAGAGATTTTAGGTTAGAAATTGTGTGTTTGGAACAAGACCACCAGCCACAACTGCAGCCACACTGCAGATTCGACACTTGAACCCTCAGTGACACACAGCGCCTGAAAATAACCCGATCGGAAAGTCCTGAGTAATTCTCCACGCCGGTTATTTTCAAGCCGAAACAGCAAAACCTGCAGCCTTTTTACTTCTCTAATTCATACGTCATCTACTGCAGTGCATTTTGGGAGCCTTAGTCTCATGTCAGCTGCATCTGCGTGAACAGGACTGCAGTGCCGACCGTGCTGGAGACTGGGAGGGAGGGCGGGGGGAGCTCGAGTTGTTATGCAACCTCAGTCGCTATCAACAAAGCAGCTGAAGGACGTGCTGAGCAGTCATGTGGGCCGGCATCATCTTACTGCACAGAGAGCAGTGCCAAGACTACCCTTCACCACCAGCTGCTTCTAACAAATGGTagacattgaaagaaaatgtctcactgaaaataaaatgtatgatcACTCAAAGCTGTAATGAAAAAGTACAACTCACTGGGCGACGACAATTCAAAACAAGTACAAGTTCCTAAATGGATTAGAGAGCATTCCTCCAAATCTGTTTAGAGTGGGCCACATTTAGCTCAAATCTGGATCATCTTTAAACCATGACTTTACTCTGTAAAATTCAACATGATAAACAAACATACCAGCAGCAAGTCGAGGCATTCAAAAGCTAATATTCTCACAAAAACACTTAAGTGAAGGGCAAAGTTCAGAGACACAAGATGTGGCTTGCATCACCACAGGGGCACTTTCCATGGCACAAGAACTGCTCCTTTCCAAGTCTTTCACAACATCAACAAGCCAGGAAGGCATGTTCTGGTTCCAAGTTACACGCAGACCTCAAATCCACTTGTGAGCATCCAAATAGTTGTTAAAAGAGCGCAATGCCAAGCTTGTATTTTAGCAAATAGCTCTGGGTTTAAAGTTCCTAACAGCCTTCTGCAGTCAAACTAGCGACTTGAACTTCCGTCCATCCTCTTAGGTATAACAGGAGTGTTATAGTAGCTAAGATTAGAAAGTCCGGCAGCTTCAAGGAGACATCGCTGTTCATCAAAAATGCAGCAGCTAGAGACAGTGATGTCACCGAGGTGGCCGTTTTCCAATACCATTCAGCTACAAGTGATCATGTCCAACACTGAGTTAAAGGTAAATGTGCCATTACAACGCTTAAGTTGAGCATTTTCAATCGTTTGCAAGGGTTAAATCATCGATTGCCACCGGAGCAAGTTAACCTCAGGAATCAGTCAGCTCACGTCACATGTGGGTTAACAGAAGGCAATTTGTACATTCTATTTTAACAGTAAGGATTTAAAATAATACTAGAACACCTTGTAAAATTTTACCTCACAAAACATGGCAACTACACAGTGCTGTTCAAAGCAGTAAAAGGTAATTCTTAGGCGATTCATActtttaaatgttgaaatataaaTGTGCCTGTACGGCTGACAGACTCCATATACTGCTCAGCTCAAAGCAGTAAATTC
It contains:
- the idh2 gene encoding isocitrate dehydrogenase [NADP], mitochondrial; the protein is MAGYLKVLSSISRSAGAAFSRSPAVLAPAATQTLQQRNYADKRIKVAQPVVEMDGDEMTRIIWEFIKEKLILTNVDVELKYYDLGLPYRDQTDDQVTIDSALATKKYNVAVKCATITPDEARVEEFGLKKMWKSPNGTIRNILGGTVFREPIICQNIPRLVPGWTQPITIGRHAFGDQYRATDFVVDQPGKFKIIFSPADGSAGKEWEVYDFPAGGCGMGMYNTDESITGFAHSCFQYAINKKWPLYMSTKNTILKAYDGRFKDIFEDIFQKHYKPEFDKLKIWYEHRLIDDMVAQVLKSSGAFVWACKNYDGDVQSDILAQGFGSLGLMTSVLVCPDGKTIEAEAAHGTVTRHYREHQKGRPTSTNPIASIFAWTRGLEHRGKLDGNPDLIKFSQTLERVCVETVESGTMTKDLAGCIHGLSNVKLNEHYVNTTDFLDAIKTNLDKALGK